A single region of the Salipaludibacillus sp. LMS25 genome encodes:
- a CDS encoding glycerophosphodiester phosphodiesterase family protein, translating to MKIIAHRGNKRHAPENTMAAFRSATRYPVDGIEFDLQWTKDKIPVVIHDPTIDRTTNGCGAVSSYTLAELKQFDAGILFDEAFLGERIPTFSQVLMWASNRTFQLHVELKKQTIQTEGFVERCIEDIKKHDMIKRVIISSFYHPYLAEVKNRCPDLQTAFLTKVPVLRAVKYAKKIQADAIHIRHSYHAMSYYRRWSRKGLTVRVYNVHTIKEALRCAARHVDAIITNDPKTMTETFKKKRG from the coding sequence ATGAAAATTATCGCCCATAGAGGTAATAAACGACATGCACCAGAAAATACGATGGCAGCATTTAGATCGGCAACTAGGTATCCGGTGGATGGGATTGAATTTGATTTACAATGGACAAAAGATAAGATACCAGTCGTCATTCATGATCCGACGATTGATAGGACGACGAATGGGTGCGGTGCTGTATCATCATATACGTTAGCCGAATTAAAACAGTTCGATGCAGGTATCCTATTTGATGAAGCTTTTCTTGGTGAGAGAATTCCTACATTTTCTCAAGTATTAATGTGGGCTAGTAACAGGACTTTTCAATTGCATGTTGAGTTAAAAAAGCAGACTATTCAAACAGAAGGGTTTGTGGAAAGGTGTATAGAGGACATAAAAAAACATGATATGATTAAAAGGGTTATTATTTCTAGCTTTTATCACCCTTATTTAGCAGAAGTTAAAAACCGATGTCCCGATCTCCAAACGGCTTTTTTAACAAAAGTTCCGGTTTTACGAGCTGTTAAATATGCTAAAAAGATTCAAGCAGACGCCATCCATATACGACATAGCTATCATGCCATGAGTTATTACCGTAGATGGTCGCGAAAAGGTTTAACAGTGAGAGTCTATAATGTCCATACGATTAAAGAGGCATTGCGTTGTGCGGCTAGACATGTGGATGCGATTATAACAAATGATCCGAAGACGATGACAGAAACGTTTAAAAAGAAGCGGGGATAA
- a CDS encoding cytochrome c, with amino-acid sequence MKGKPLYPFAVTAVLGIGLIIILSFVGINMGDQASENGENNEAQEFDDPIELGESLYQNSCVSCHGGDLEGASGPALDGGNLSHEDILNAISEGPGTMPPDLVTGEDAEAVAEYILAENE; translated from the coding sequence ATGAAAGGAAAACCCCTTTACCCTTTTGCAGTAACAGCTGTACTAGGAATAGGCTTAATTATCATCTTATCATTTGTTGGCATCAATATGGGTGATCAGGCTTCTGAAAATGGGGAAAATAATGAAGCGCAAGAATTTGATGACCCAATTGAATTAGGTGAGAGCCTCTATCAGAATAGCTGTGTTTCCTGTCATGGCGGTGACTTGGAAGGGGCATCTGGACCAGCTCTTGATGGCGGGAATCTATCCCATGAGGATATTTTGAATGCTATCTCTGAAGGTCCTGGTACAATGCCACCAGATTTAGTCACAGGAGAAGACGCTGAAGCGGTTGCTGAATATATTTTGGCAGAAAACGAATAA
- a CDS encoding tRNA (adenine(22)-N(1))-methyltransferase TrmK: protein MNHEKLSKRLKRVSDHVPFGARVGDIGSDHAYLAVYLVQSGKCPFVVAGEVNKGPLSSAKAHICSNGLTDKINAKLGNGLEVLENEDINTVVIAGMGGPLITTILEEGKERLDLVERLVLQPNVAADHIRRWLMGNNWDLIDEEILEEDGHVYEILVAEKGSGLSPYEKKDLEKQLWLGPYLLKNKNTAFEKKWKRERQQIEKINQQLAFSGKNELLKEKKQQLSLKMTWLEEEL from the coding sequence ATGAATCATGAGAAATTGTCTAAAAGATTAAAAAGAGTAAGTGACCATGTCCCTTTTGGTGCCAGAGTGGGGGACATTGGATCTGACCATGCCTACTTAGCAGTTTATTTAGTTCAAAGCGGTAAATGTCCGTTCGTTGTAGCTGGAGAAGTGAATAAAGGACCGTTATCATCTGCCAAAGCCCACATTTGCTCAAACGGCTTAACTGATAAAATAAATGCTAAGCTAGGTAATGGTTTAGAAGTTTTAGAAAATGAAGATATTAATACAGTTGTTATTGCAGGAATGGGAGGGCCTTTAATTACGACTATTTTAGAAGAAGGGAAAGAGCGATTGGACTTAGTTGAACGTCTCGTTTTGCAACCAAATGTAGCGGCAGATCATATTAGAAGATGGTTGATGGGGAATAACTGGGATCTTATCGATGAAGAGATTTTAGAAGAAGATGGTCATGTGTATGAAATCTTAGTTGCTGAAAAGGGGAGTGGTTTATCCCCGTATGAAAAAAAAGATTTAGAGAAACAACTGTGGCTTGGGCCATATTTGCTAAAAAACAAAAATACTGCTTTTGAGAAGAAGTGGAAAAGGGAACGTCAACAAATAGAGAAAATTAATCAACAACTCGCTTTTAGCGGAAAGAATGAGTTACTTAAAGAAAAAAAACAGCAATTAAGTCTTAAAATGACTTGGTTGGAGGAGGAGTTATGA
- a CDS encoding Nif3-like dinuclear metal center hexameric protein, producing the protein MMKHANGQTIIQAFEQFSPKTYAVEGDKIGLQIGTLNKPIKKVMIALDVLESVVDEAINEGVDLIISHHPLIFKPINVLRTDTSYGRAIEKLIKHDIAVYTAHTNLDVATGGVNDMMAEALGLTDTRVLAETGAELLKKLVVFVPEDQATQVREAIGQAGAGHLGHYSHCSFTSRGMGAFKPGDNADPYIGKQGEMAYVDEVKIESVFPASIQNKVLRAMEKAHPYEEVAYDLYDMASSAASYGLGRIGYLNETVTLDEFAENVKSAFGVKTVRVVGDATKKVKKVAVLGGDGNKYMWAALHQGADVYVTGDVYYHVAHDAMMEGLAMIDPGHNVEKIMKEGVRKKIQSFIEEKKYNTDVIISKLNTDPFRFI; encoded by the coding sequence ATGATGAAACATGCAAACGGTCAAACGATTATTCAGGCGTTTGAACAATTTTCTCCAAAAACCTATGCAGTTGAAGGGGATAAAATTGGTCTGCAAATAGGGACGTTAAACAAGCCTATAAAAAAAGTCATGATTGCATTAGATGTTCTGGAGTCCGTCGTCGATGAAGCTATTAATGAAGGGGTCGATTTAATTATCTCTCATCATCCCCTCATTTTTAAGCCTATTAACGTATTGAGGACTGATACATCTTATGGAAGGGCAATTGAAAAATTAATCAAGCATGATATTGCCGTTTATACTGCCCATACGAATCTAGATGTGGCAACAGGTGGAGTCAATGACATGATGGCGGAAGCATTAGGGCTTACAGATACCCGTGTCCTTGCAGAAACTGGCGCTGAACTCCTAAAAAAACTCGTGGTATTTGTCCCTGAGGACCAGGCGACACAAGTAAGAGAAGCAATTGGTCAAGCAGGAGCAGGACATCTAGGTCATTATAGTCATTGTAGCTTTACCTCTAGGGGAATGGGAGCTTTTAAGCCTGGAGACAATGCTGACCCCTATATCGGCAAACAAGGAGAAATGGCATATGTAGATGAAGTTAAAATAGAAAGTGTATTCCCCGCAAGTATACAAAATAAGGTTTTACGTGCTATGGAAAAAGCCCATCCTTACGAAGAAGTGGCCTATGATTTATATGATATGGCATCAAGCGCTGCAAGTTATGGTTTAGGGCGTATAGGGTACTTAAATGAAACTGTCACGTTAGATGAATTTGCTGAGAATGTTAAAAGCGCGTTCGGCGTTAAGACTGTTAGGGTCGTTGGAGACGCAACTAAAAAGGTAAAAAAAGTGGCTGTATTAGGTGGAGATGGTAACAAGTATATGTGGGCTGCCTTACACCAAGGGGCAGATGTCTATGTGACAGGGGATGTTTATTATCATGTTGCCCACGATGCCATGATGGAAGGACTCGCCATGATTGATCCAGGACATAATGTAGAAAAAATAATGAAAGAAGGCGTACGTAAAAAAATTCAGTCATTTATAGAAGAAAAAAAATATAACACAGACGTTATTATTTCTAAGTTAAATACTGATCCCTTTCGATTTATCTAA
- a CDS encoding 4-hydroxy-3-methylbut-2-enyl diphosphate reductase produces MEVLKISPRGYCYGVVDAMVMAKQAAENPDLPRPIYILGMIVHNKHVTDAFDEEGIITLDGPNRLEIIKQVEKGTVIFTAHGVSPEVRAIAKEKGLTTIDATCPDVTVTHDLIRNKMKEGYVFIYIGKKGHPEPEGAIGVAPDLVNLVENVEDVEKLQLNSTKILITNQTTMSQWDVAHIIKAAKNKYPEAEVHNEICMATQVRQEAVAEQAGEADLLIVVGDPKSNNSNRLAQVSMDITGTPAYRIANVNELNLEWLKGINKVAVTAGASTPTPVTKEVIAFIEKFNEEDPHTWDTTSTVKLTKILPKVRKKKAERA; encoded by the coding sequence ATGGAGGTTTTGAAAATTTCGCCTCGGGGTTATTGTTACGGCGTGGTAGATGCTATGGTTATGGCTAAGCAAGCTGCTGAAAATCCAGATTTACCCCGGCCTATTTATATATTAGGAATGATCGTTCATAATAAACATGTGACAGATGCTTTTGATGAAGAGGGCATCATCACACTTGATGGTCCAAACAGGTTAGAGATTATTAAACAAGTTGAGAAAGGAACCGTTATTTTTACGGCTCACGGAGTTTCTCCAGAAGTGCGAGCTATCGCTAAAGAAAAAGGATTAACGACGATCGATGCAACATGTCCAGATGTCACGGTTACTCACGACTTAATTCGAAATAAAATGAAGGAGGGCTACGTATTTATCTATATTGGTAAAAAAGGCCATCCTGAACCAGAAGGCGCTATTGGTGTTGCACCAGACCTTGTTAATTTAGTAGAAAATGTTGAAGATGTAGAAAAACTTCAGCTAAATAGCACTAAAATTCTTATAACAAATCAGACGACAATGAGTCAATGGGATGTAGCCCACATCATTAAAGCTGCGAAAAATAAATACCCGGAAGCGGAGGTCCATAACGAAATTTGCATGGCTACGCAAGTTCGACAAGAGGCTGTAGCCGAACAAGCTGGAGAAGCTGATCTGCTGATTGTTGTTGGTGATCCGAAAAGTAATAATTCTAATCGTCTTGCACAAGTATCGATGGATATTACCGGAACACCTGCCTACCGGATAGCAAATGTCAATGAACTCAACCTTGAATGGCTTAAAGGGATCAACAAAGTCGCAGTTACTGCTGGGGCTAGTACGCCAACTCCTGTGACAAAAGAAGTGATTGCTTTCATCGAAAAATTTAACGAAGAAGACCCCCACACATGGGATACGACCAGTACTGTTAAATTAACGAAGATTCTTCCTAAAGTAAGAAAGAAAAAAGCTGAACGTGCCTAA
- a CDS encoding CarD family transcriptional regulator — protein MFKVGDSVVYPYHGAGKIKDMEEKDILGQKMSYFVVFFPLNHVTLMLPEKNIEESGLRKIIDADQLEEVANALSSSAPSVIKDTARPYSKENETLLKSGNILDAASVIANLTSKKCARNNGLHMEDRKNLDRAKQFIVSELMLVKKMSEDEAMTFIDEHCQEAT, from the coding sequence ATGTTTAAAGTGGGAGATAGCGTTGTGTACCCTTATCACGGTGCTGGTAAGATAAAAGATATGGAAGAGAAAGATATACTCGGACAAAAAATGTCCTACTTTGTAGTGTTTTTTCCTCTAAATCATGTGACATTAATGCTTCCAGAAAAGAACATTGAAGAATCTGGGCTAAGAAAGATTATCGATGCGGATCAACTTGAAGAAGTAGCCAATGCCCTTAGTTCGTCTGCTCCCTCAGTCATTAAAGATACGGCACGCCCTTACTCTAAAGAAAATGAAACATTATTAAAATCTGGTAATATTCTCGATGCCGCCAGCGTCATAGCCAATCTCACTTCTAAAAAATGTGCACGAAACAACGGCCTTCATATGGAGGATCGTAAAAATCTAGACAGAGCTAAGCAATTTATAGTAAGTGAGCTGATGCTAGTAAAGAAAATGAGTGAAGATGAAGCGATGACTTTTATTGATGAGCATTGTCAAGAAGCCACTTAA
- a CDS encoding YqfQ family protein, producing the protein MFGPPFSPPPMPPATPPFLPGGAMSAPASVGQGAGLLSRLFGSGASAAGNVASGLSTGSQGFNLGQMMGMVQNAQKVIQTVQTVGPIVQQYGPLVKAIPQFLQIMNSNSGGANDPTETNDDSTDETTEEESENTPKKEGKTEQIIQESETKPTEEDDTSKTEKKKPRDKTSTKEKEKKKRRHLSRKNASQSKKSIKKTSQTDNIPKPKLYI; encoded by the coding sequence ATGTTCGGCCCACCTTTTTCACCACCACCAATGCCACCTGCAACGCCTCCTTTCCTTCCTGGAGGCGCCATGTCTGCACCAGCTTCTGTCGGACAGGGAGCTGGCTTATTGTCCCGTCTTTTCGGAAGTGGTGCGTCCGCCGCTGGAAATGTTGCCAGTGGTTTGTCTACTGGAAGTCAAGGATTTAATCTTGGACAAATGATGGGAATGGTACAGAATGCACAAAAAGTCATTCAAACGGTGCAAACAGTTGGCCCTATTGTGCAACAGTATGGGCCATTAGTTAAAGCTATTCCTCAATTTTTACAAATTATGAATTCAAATTCTGGTGGTGCTAATGACCCAACAGAAACAAACGACGATTCGACAGATGAAACGACTGAGGAAGAAAGTGAAAATACACCGAAGAAGGAGGGAAAAACTGAACAAATAATTCAAGAAAGCGAAACAAAACCGACAGAAGAAGACGACACCTCTAAAACAGAGAAAAAGAAACCGAGAGATAAGACATCAACGAAAGAAAAGGAAAAGAAAAAACGACGGCATCTCTCTCGAAAAAATGCTAGCCAATCTAAAAAGAGCATAAAAAAAACATCGCAAACGGATAATATACCCAAGCCAAAATTATATATCTAA
- a CDS encoding DEAD/DEAH box helicase, translated as MTHNFERFNLKPFLIEALKDNNITLPTEIQERLIPSIKNGHDVIGRSQTGTGKTLAFLLPLLDKIEEEKKATQLVITAPTRELAIQLYEVAKHYIEASPEVITSQLVVGGTDRLRMIEKAQQQPHLVIGTPGRILDMLKERAIKTDSVKSFVVDEADQMLDMGFLEDVDEIATRMNEDLQLLVFSATIPEKLKPFLKKYMKNPKQVEVEIKVASPKKIRHWLLNDRDRDRLELIKKVTASLQPYLAIIFTNTKESADDVFESLRNEGLNVDCLHGGMPPRHRKKVLKKLQEAEIQYLVATDLIARGIDIKGITHIINYELPRELEYYVHRAGRTARAGWEGITITLYGRNDQISLEKLEKQGIHFEYKDIKQGEWVSIEKRQYSPRQPKSHGPGVLKGIKKSKKVKPGYKKKIKKQIESKMKREKRINRRKG; from the coding sequence GTGACACATAATTTTGAACGATTTAACTTGAAACCATTTCTAATTGAAGCATTAAAAGACAATAACATTACCTTACCCACTGAAATACAGGAAAGACTTATTCCTTCTATCAAAAACGGTCATGATGTCATCGGCCGATCGCAAACGGGGACCGGAAAAACCTTGGCGTTTTTACTGCCGTTATTAGATAAGATAGAAGAGGAGAAAAAGGCAACACAATTAGTTATTACGGCACCTACGAGGGAATTAGCGATTCAATTGTATGAAGTAGCTAAGCACTATATTGAAGCCAGTCCGGAAGTGATTACTTCTCAATTAGTTGTGGGTGGAACTGACAGACTTCGGATGATTGAGAAGGCTCAACAGCAGCCACATCTAGTTATTGGTACACCTGGTCGAATATTAGATATGCTAAAGGAACGTGCTATTAAAACAGATAGCGTTAAAAGCTTTGTCGTTGATGAAGCTGATCAGATGCTTGATATGGGTTTCTTAGAAGATGTGGATGAGATTGCTACAAGGATGAATGAAGATTTACAGCTCCTTGTATTTTCTGCAACCATTCCAGAGAAGCTAAAGCCGTTTCTTAAAAAGTATATGAAAAACCCGAAGCAAGTAGAAGTAGAAATTAAGGTTGCTTCACCGAAAAAAATAAGGCATTGGCTCCTAAATGATCGCGACAGAGACAGACTTGAACTTATTAAAAAAGTGACAGCATCCCTTCAACCTTATTTAGCCATCATTTTTACAAATACGAAAGAGTCCGCTGATGACGTATTTGAAAGTCTGAGGAACGAAGGATTAAATGTTGATTGCCTGCATGGCGGTATGCCTCCGCGTCATCGGAAAAAAGTCTTAAAAAAACTTCAAGAAGCGGAGATTCAATATTTAGTGGCTACCGATTTAATTGCCCGAGGAATCGACATAAAAGGGATTACCCATATCATTAACTATGAACTACCTAGAGAACTAGAGTATTACGTACACAGGGCAGGTAGAACAGCTCGTGCTGGCTGGGAAGGTATTACAATTACATTATACGGTCGAAACGATCAAATAAGTCTCGAAAAATTAGAGAAACAAGGTATTCACTTTGAGTATAAAGACATCAAGCAAGGCGAATGGGTATCCATTGAAAAACGACAGTACTCACCTCGCCAACCAAAGTCGCATGGACCTGGCGTGTTAAAAGGTATAAAGAAATCAAAAAAAGTAAAGCCAGGTTATAAGAAAAAAATAAAAAAACAAATAGAGAGTAAGATGAAACGGGAGAAGAGAATAAACCGACGTAAAGGATAG
- a CDS encoding deoxyribonuclease IV has protein sequence MLLGSHVSMSGKKMLLGASEEALSYGATTFMVYTGAPQNTRRKAIEELNIEAGQAHMKEYGISNIVVHAPYIINIANTVKPETFQLGVDFLKSEIDRTEAIGAKQIVLHPGAHVGEGAEKGIEKIIEGLNEVLDPNQDVQIALETMAGKGSECGRTFEELAKIISGVTHNHKLSVCFDTCHVHDSGYDIVNDLDGVLHQFDKIVGLDRIKVLHVNDSKNERGAAKDRHENIGFGHIGFATIDEILNHEVFSHIPKILETPYVGTDKTNKKAPYKKEITMLKERKFHSTLKDELLQEAVK, from the coding sequence ATGTTATTAGGTTCACATGTATCCATGAGTGGTAAAAAAATGCTTTTGGGAGCTAGTGAAGAGGCTTTATCTTATGGCGCAACGACGTTTATGGTATACACGGGTGCACCGCAAAATACCCGACGTAAAGCAATTGAAGAGTTAAATATTGAAGCTGGACAGGCTCATATGAAAGAGTATGGTATTTCTAATATCGTTGTTCATGCACCATATATCATTAATATTGCCAACACTGTTAAACCAGAAACGTTTCAGCTAGGCGTTGACTTCTTGAAAAGTGAAATAGACCGAACAGAAGCAATTGGAGCAAAACAGATTGTTCTTCATCCTGGAGCTCATGTAGGTGAAGGGGCAGAAAAAGGAATTGAGAAAATTATTGAAGGGTTAAATGAAGTATTAGACCCTAATCAAGATGTCCAAATTGCTCTTGAAACGATGGCAGGTAAAGGCTCAGAATGTGGACGCACATTTGAAGAGTTGGCAAAAATCATTAGCGGAGTGACCCACAATCATAAACTGTCTGTTTGCTTCGATACATGTCACGTTCACGATTCAGGTTATGATATTGTTAACGATCTTGATGGTGTATTACATCAGTTTGATAAAATTGTGGGTCTTGACAGAATAAAAGTTCTCCATGTTAATGACAGTAAAAACGAACGTGGTGCAGCAAAGGATCGTCATGAGAATATTGGATTTGGTCATATTGGATTTGCTACAATCGACGAAATTCTAAATCATGAGGTATTTAGTCACATCCCAAAAATTCTTGAGACCCCTTATGTAGGGACTGATAAAACTAACAAGAAAGCACCTTATAAAAAAGAAATAACGATGTTAAAAGAACGGAAATTTCACTCCACTCTTAAGGATGAATTACTACAAGAAGCTGTGAAATAG
- a CDS encoding DUF2624 family protein: protein MNPVIRELVNQQIRQLTLKELITKARQEGISLTVQEARRILSLLQQPPLDIADKKRVRLLKEKLREEFPHHYDAAMTLLKPYEHYLN, encoded by the coding sequence TTGAATCCTGTCATTAGGGAACTTGTTAATCAGCAAATACGTCAACTAACGCTAAAAGAGTTAATTACGAAAGCGAGACAAGAAGGAATATCGCTTACTGTGCAAGAAGCAAGACGGATACTGTCATTGCTTCAGCAACCGCCATTAGACATAGCGGATAAAAAAAGAGTTAGACTATTAAAAGAGAAACTCCGTGAAGAATTCCCACATCACTACGATGCAGCGATGACATTATTAAAACCATACGAGCACTATTTAAATTAG
- a CDS encoding ATP-binding protein encodes MKKVNEVPQRELFQELIHLSSEFCIILDGELQVIDVITKEPRLSRLLYHPFHHLTPCKEVKSFIHAIANGTVIGLKRFSITVDGEDILFDCKGKKVDDNIYVLGNRVKESDTLRFFDLNKFPIPAMMLNKQGRILKSNTHLKNLHKQMVINENTSAYISTGENTHPIYSKYCVVFSQLSLTNRDAYAEYRTNDVRLVIKGLTDGDHILIMVKDESFQERYEELLSYQQQMQAVSQIAAGVAHELRNPLSVIKGFIQLSKLSNNLDKYYDTIYSEMDRMNKIIEDFLSISRKKMDKRYLQPGELVESMLMIFHSECTLHDVEFVHDIQETEAYLYVNDQMIKQVLINIMRNAIEAYEGQETNRMFYVSALIKHDYYVISLKDCGPGIPPHLLEKIDEPFFTTKNSGTGIGIPLGRQIIEEHNGLFEIASVCGEGTVVTIKLPIYTETARKPPGLN; translated from the coding sequence ATGAAGAAAGTAAATGAAGTGCCACAAAGAGAATTATTTCAGGAACTGATTCACCTGTCATCAGAGTTTTGTATTATCCTAGATGGAGAGTTACAAGTAATAGATGTCATTACGAAAGAGCCCCGATTATCAAGACTACTTTATCACCCTTTTCACCATTTGACCCCTTGTAAAGAAGTTAAATCCTTTATTCATGCTATCGCTAACGGGACTGTTATTGGACTAAAACGCTTTTCTATCACCGTAGATGGGGAAGATATTCTTTTTGACTGCAAAGGTAAAAAAGTGGATGATAATATTTATGTATTGGGAAATAGAGTGAAAGAGTCAGATACTCTAAGATTTTTTGACCTAAACAAATTCCCTATTCCTGCGATGATGCTAAATAAGCAAGGCAGGATACTTAAAAGCAACACGCATTTAAAAAATTTACATAAACAAATGGTAATCAATGAGAATACATCAGCCTATATTAGCACAGGAGAAAATACGCACCCTATTTATAGTAAATATTGTGTCGTCTTCAGCCAACTAAGTTTAACTAATCGAGATGCTTATGCAGAGTATCGTACAAATGATGTGAGACTTGTTATAAAAGGGCTAACAGATGGTGACCATATTTTAATTATGGTTAAAGATGAAAGCTTTCAGGAACGATATGAAGAACTTCTTTCTTATCAACAGCAGATGCAGGCTGTTTCGCAAATTGCTGCAGGTGTAGCTCATGAATTAAGAAATCCATTATCCGTCATTAAAGGGTTTATTCAGTTATCAAAATTGTCCAATAATCTTGATAAATACTACGATACGATTTATTCAGAGATGGACAGAATGAATAAGATTATTGAAGACTTTCTCTCGATATCTAGAAAGAAAATGGACAAGCGATATCTTCAACCAGGAGAATTAGTGGAATCGATGCTAATGATTTTTCATTCAGAATGTACACTTCATGATGTTGAATTTGTTCACGATATTCAGGAGACAGAAGCGTATTTGTATGTAAATGATCAGATGATTAAGCAAGTACTCATTAATATTATGAGAAACGCAATTGAGGCATACGAAGGTCAGGAAACGAATAGAATGTTTTATGTTTCTGCATTGATTAAACATGACTATTATGTGATTAGCTTGAAAGATTGTGGGCCAGGCATTCCGCCTCATCTTCTTGAAAAAATAGATGAGCCATTTTTTACCACAAAAAATTCGGGAACGGGTATTGGTATCCCTTTAGGAAGACAAATTATAGAAGAGCATAATGGTCTATTCGAAATTGCTAGTGTGTGTGGAGAGGGCACAGTCGTAACGATTAAGCTACCTATTTATACAGAAACCGCCCGTAAACCTCCCGGCTTAAACTAG